From the Micromonospora sediminicola genome, one window contains:
- the dapE gene encoding succinyl-diaminopimelate desuccinylase has translation MQNPLTPEVLADPVALTRALVDIESVSLNEKAIADCVEEVLRGVPHLTTYRHSNTVMARTDLGRAQRVVLAGHLDTVPLNGNFPSTMRGDLMYGCGTSDMKSGVAFALHLAVTLPDPRYDVTYFFYEAEEIESRYNGLTLVGQTHPEWLQADFAVLLEPTYGIVEAGCQGTMRAIVTTHGERAHAARSWHGVNAIHGAGEVLRRLTAYEGRRVTIEGCDYREGLNAVRITGGVAGNVIPDHCEIEINYRYAPDRDPAAAEAHLREVFVGFDLAVTDAATGAAPGLESPAAQEFLAAVGAAPIGKLGWTDVARFAAMGIPALNFGPGDPNLAHHKDEHVELTKIRDGAATLHRWLAPA, from the coding sequence ATGCAGAACCCGTTGACCCCCGAGGTCCTGGCCGATCCGGTGGCGCTCACCCGTGCCCTGGTCGACATCGAGTCGGTCTCCCTCAACGAGAAGGCGATCGCCGACTGCGTCGAGGAGGTGCTGCGGGGCGTACCGCACCTGACCACCTACCGGCACTCGAACACCGTCATGGCCCGCACCGACCTGGGCCGGGCCCAGCGCGTGGTGCTCGCCGGCCACCTGGACACCGTCCCGCTCAACGGCAACTTCCCGTCGACCATGCGCGGCGACCTGATGTACGGCTGCGGCACCTCCGACATGAAGTCCGGGGTGGCGTTCGCGCTGCACCTGGCGGTGACGCTGCCCGACCCGCGCTACGACGTCACCTACTTCTTCTACGAGGCCGAGGAGATCGAGTCGCGCTACAACGGCCTCACCCTGGTCGGGCAGACCCACCCCGAGTGGCTGCAGGCCGACTTCGCGGTGCTGCTGGAGCCCACGTACGGCATCGTCGAGGCGGGCTGCCAGGGCACGATGCGGGCGATCGTCACCACGCACGGCGAGCGGGCCCACGCGGCACGGTCCTGGCACGGGGTGAACGCCATCCACGGCGCCGGGGAGGTGCTGCGCCGGCTGACCGCGTACGAGGGTCGCCGGGTGACCATCGAGGGCTGCGACTACCGCGAGGGGCTCAACGCGGTGCGGATCACCGGTGGCGTGGCCGGCAACGTCATCCCCGACCACTGCGAGATCGAGATCAACTACCGGTACGCGCCGGACCGCGACCCGGCGGCGGCCGAGGCGCACCTGCGCGAGGTCTTCGTCGGTTTCGACCTGGCGGTCACCGACGCGGCGACCGGAGCCGCCCCCGGGCTGGAGAGCCCGGCGGCGCAGGAGTTCCTGGCGGCGGTCGGCGCCGCGCCGATCGGCAAGCTGGGCTGGACGGACGTGGCCCGCTTCGCGGCCATGGGCATCCCGGCGCTGAACTTCGGTCCCGGCGACCCCAACCTGGCCCACCACAAGGACGAGCACGTCGAGCTGACCAAGATCCGGGACGGCGCGGCCACCCTGCACCGCTGGCTCGCCCCGGCCTGA
- a CDS encoding LOG family protein — translation MSESSGRPAERGPRGERHRGAVTLRNRAIPTSTADQRLLDSRGRSDWKTKDAWRALRILSEFVEGFDTLADLPPAVSVFGSARSKPDSPECRLAEELGGALARAGYAVITGGGPGVMEAANRGAGEAGGLSVGLGIELPFEQGLNDWVDLAIDFRYFFARKTMFVKYAQAFVVLPGGFGTMDELFEALTLVQTGKVTRFPVVLMGADYWRGLLDWLRDSMAAEGKIGPNDLDLICVTDDVNEAVRHIVEAEAVLSAEQEAVREEAVARVAADQRAAADAAPEGPAGQP, via the coding sequence ATGAGCGAGAGCAGCGGGAGGCCGGCTGAGCGGGGGCCGCGAGGGGAGCGGCACCGGGGAGCGGTCACGTTGCGCAACCGGGCGATCCCGACCAGCACCGCGGACCAGCGGCTGCTCGACTCCCGGGGGCGCAGCGACTGGAAGACCAAGGACGCCTGGCGGGCGCTGCGGATCCTGTCCGAGTTCGTCGAGGGGTTCGACACCCTCGCCGACCTGCCGCCCGCGGTCAGCGTCTTCGGCTCGGCGCGGAGCAAGCCGGACAGCCCGGAGTGCCGGCTGGCCGAGGAGCTGGGCGGTGCGCTGGCCCGGGCCGGCTACGCGGTGATCACCGGCGGCGGTCCGGGCGTGATGGAGGCCGCCAACCGGGGCGCCGGCGAGGCCGGCGGTCTCTCCGTCGGGCTCGGCATCGAGCTGCCGTTCGAACAGGGCCTCAACGACTGGGTCGACCTGGCCATCGACTTCCGCTACTTCTTCGCCCGCAAGACCATGTTCGTCAAGTACGCCCAGGCGTTCGTGGTGCTGCCCGGCGGCTTCGGCACGATGGACGAGCTGTTCGAGGCGCTGACCCTGGTGCAGACCGGCAAGGTGACCCGGTTCCCGGTCGTGCTGATGGGCGCCGACTACTGGCGCGGCCTGCTCGACTGGCTGCGCGACAGCATGGCCGCCGAGGGCAAGATCGGCCCGAACGACCTGGACCTGATCTGCGTCACCGACGACGTCAACGAGGCGGTCCGACACATCGTCGAGGCCGAGGCGGTGCTCTCGGCCGAGCAGGAGGCGGTCCGCGAGGAGGCCGTGGCCCGGGTGGCCGCCGACCAGCGCGCCGCCGCCGACGCCGCCCCCGAGGGTCCGGCGGGGCAGCCCTGA
- a CDS encoding LOG family protein, protein MANVCVFCASSRTLDDRWLALATETGAELARRGHTLVSGGGCVGMMGAVTDGARAAGGRTVGVIPQSLVDLEVADLAADELLVTDGMASRKTLMVDKSDAFVTLPGGLGTLDELFEVWTTATLALHAKPMVLVDADGFYRPLLDWLGSLADRHFLKPAGMDLLMVADSVPAALDLIDARLT, encoded by the coding sequence ATGGCCAACGTCTGCGTGTTCTGCGCGTCCTCCCGTACCCTCGACGACCGCTGGCTGGCGCTGGCCACCGAGACCGGCGCGGAGCTGGCCCGGCGGGGCCACACGCTGGTCAGTGGCGGCGGCTGCGTCGGCATGATGGGCGCCGTGACGGACGGCGCGCGCGCCGCCGGCGGTCGCACGGTCGGCGTCATCCCGCAGTCCCTGGTCGACCTGGAGGTCGCCGACCTGGCCGCCGACGAGCTGCTGGTCACCGACGGGATGGCCAGCCGCAAGACGCTGATGGTCGACAAGTCGGACGCGTTCGTCACGCTGCCCGGCGGCCTGGGCACGCTCGACGAGTTGTTCGAGGTCTGGACCACCGCCACCCTCGCCCTGCACGCCAAGCCGATGGTGCTGGTCGACGCCGACGGGTTCTACCGGCCGCTGCTCGACTGGCTCGGTTCGCTGGCCGACCGCCACTTCCTCAAGCCGGCCGGCATGGACCTGCTGATGGTCGCGGACAGCGTGCCCGCCGCCCTCGACCTGATCGACGCCCGCCTCACCTAG
- a CDS encoding ATP-dependent helicase translates to MQAYRLVRRPGDAGAGVTHDAGAGQGVSRSDGPAVTQPRSGGSTGDAAHPAHARAGADAEVGSAGGVRRRVDPVQAEVVAHTGGPMLVVGGPGTGKTATLVEAVAARVAEGVDPERVLVLTFGRRAATELRHRIEARIAGDGHRVLREPLVRTFPAYAFGLLRRAAAERGEPSPRLLTGPEQDLIIRELLDVVGEEPDDDPVGWPEDLRPALRTRAFAQQLRDLLMRAAERGVGPVELARLGEKLGRADWPAAARFLREYVAVLALRDVSNRGSVAYDPAELVRAATGMLLDDPELLAAERRRLTHVYVDELADTDPAQLDLLAVVAGGGAPLVAFADPDSSTYAFRGADPAGITTFPHRFRTASGAPAAQVTLTTSYRAGPELLAATARLARRLRGPAAHRRLRPLPDAPPGAVEVRTFRSATSESAWLAHALREAHLLDGVPWSRMAVLVRSTGRQLPSLRRALHTAGVPTVVHGEDLPLHLQPAVAPLLLLLRCALEPDRLDEETAVALLHSPLGGADPLAERRLRQGLRALALAGGDRRPSGELLVEALRDPAELAAIERRWAAPAQAVAHLLATAREAAGTPGATAEDVLWAVWRESGLAERWAGQITRGRAATGEHETAQRWRAEAADRDLDAVLVLFDAAARFTDRLPGARTEVFLDHVLGQELPADTLAASADRGEAVRLLTAHAAKGLEWDLVAVAGVQEGVWPDLRLRGSLLGSERLVDVLAGRADGAGLRASLVGQTSALLDEERRLFHVAVSRARRRLLVTAVASAAVGGDDHEEQPSRFLHELAATDPPATGAGGTTPPAPNTDGPNDDGPNGDGPNGARPDGDGPNGDGPDGARPDGDGPNGDGPRGAGGRGRGQQPDGPVPHGDEHPQDATPGVLPVTLPPRGLTLSALVAELRTAVTDPAAPISRRHAAAGELARLAAAGVPGAHPEDWWGLRGLSDDRPLVDEGEPVRVTPSAMESALRCSLRWLLERHGGSGPASAAQGVGNLVHAAAMLAEDASVDREALLEYVAARFDAIELAARWMAGPERQRAEAMVDKLLRWLAGNPRRLLAIEHEFAVRLDDPSRPVELTGRVDRLEVDAEGRLVVIDLKTGKSTAVTEREVAEHPQLGAYQAAVEAGGFAEFGGESGGAALVQLGTGARDAKEQAQAAAGEGPEAGWATALVRRTADTMAASTFAAVANSKCRVCPVRTSCPVSGQGRQVVEPPPESS, encoded by the coding sequence ATGCAGGCGTACCGGTTGGTGCGCCGGCCCGGCGACGCGGGGGCGGGGGTCACCCACGACGCCGGGGCGGGGCAGGGGGTGAGCCGGTCCGACGGGCCGGCCGTGACGCAGCCGCGATCCGGGGGGTCGACGGGCGATGCCGCGCACCCCGCGCACGCCCGGGCCGGGGCCGACGCCGAGGTGGGGTCGGCCGGAGGTGTTCGCCGGCGGGTGGATCCGGTGCAGGCCGAGGTCGTCGCGCACACCGGCGGGCCGATGCTGGTCGTGGGCGGTCCCGGCACCGGGAAGACCGCCACCCTGGTCGAGGCGGTGGCCGCGCGGGTGGCCGAGGGCGTCGATCCGGAACGCGTCCTGGTGCTCACGTTCGGCCGGCGCGCCGCCACCGAGCTGCGCCACCGGATCGAGGCGCGGATCGCCGGCGACGGGCACCGGGTCCTGCGCGAGCCGCTGGTCCGGACCTTCCCGGCGTACGCCTTCGGGCTGCTCCGCCGGGCCGCCGCCGAGCGCGGTGAACCCTCGCCCCGGCTGCTCACCGGCCCGGAGCAGGATCTGATCATCCGGGAGCTGCTCGACGTGGTCGGCGAGGAGCCGGACGACGACCCGGTCGGCTGGCCGGAGGACCTGCGCCCGGCGCTGCGGACCCGGGCGTTCGCCCAGCAGCTCCGCGACCTGCTGATGCGGGCCGCGGAACGGGGCGTCGGCCCGGTCGAGCTGGCCCGGCTGGGCGAGAAGCTGGGCCGCGCCGACTGGCCGGCCGCCGCGCGCTTCCTGCGGGAGTACGTCGCCGTCCTCGCGCTGCGCGACGTGAGCAACCGGGGCTCGGTCGCGTACGACCCGGCGGAGCTGGTGCGGGCGGCCACCGGCATGCTGCTCGACGACCCGGAACTGCTCGCCGCCGAACGCCGCCGGCTGACCCACGTCTACGTGGACGAGCTGGCCGACACCGACCCGGCCCAGCTCGACCTGCTCGCCGTGGTGGCCGGCGGCGGCGCGCCCCTGGTCGCCTTCGCCGACCCCGACTCGTCCACCTACGCGTTCCGGGGCGCGGACCCGGCCGGGATCACCACGTTCCCGCACCGCTTCCGGACCGCCTCTGGCGCGCCGGCCGCCCAGGTCACGCTGACCACCTCCTACCGGGCCGGGCCGGAGCTGCTGGCGGCCACCGCCCGGCTGGCCCGCCGGCTGCGCGGCCCGGCGGCGCACCGGCGGCTGCGCCCGCTCCCGGACGCCCCGCCCGGCGCGGTCGAGGTACGCACGTTCCGCTCGGCCACCAGCGAGTCGGCCTGGCTGGCCCACGCGTTGCGCGAGGCGCACCTGCTCGACGGCGTGCCCTGGTCGCGGATGGCGGTGCTGGTCCGGTCGACCGGCCGGCAACTGCCGTCGCTGCGCCGGGCCCTGCACACCGCCGGCGTGCCCACCGTCGTGCACGGCGAGGACCTGCCGCTGCACCTCCAGCCGGCGGTGGCCCCGCTGCTGCTCCTGCTGCGGTGCGCGCTCGAACCCGACCGGCTGGACGAGGAGACGGCGGTCGCGTTGCTGCACTCGCCGCTGGGCGGGGCCGACCCGTTGGCCGAGCGGCGGCTGCGCCAGGGGTTGCGGGCGCTGGCGCTGGCCGGGGGCGACCGCCGTCCCTCGGGCGAGCTGCTGGTGGAGGCGCTGCGCGACCCGGCCGAGCTGGCCGCGATCGAGCGGCGCTGGGCGGCGCCCGCGCAGGCCGTGGCCCATCTGCTGGCGACCGCCCGGGAGGCCGCCGGCACCCCCGGCGCCACCGCCGAGGACGTGCTCTGGGCGGTGTGGCGGGAGAGCGGGCTGGCCGAGCGCTGGGCCGGGCAGATCACCCGGGGGCGGGCGGCCACCGGTGAGCACGAGACCGCCCAGCGCTGGCGGGCCGAGGCGGCCGACCGCGACCTGGACGCGGTGCTGGTGCTCTTCGACGCGGCGGCCCGGTTCACCGACCGCCTGCCCGGCGCGCGCACCGAGGTCTTCCTCGACCACGTGCTCGGGCAGGAGCTGCCGGCGGACACGCTGGCCGCCTCGGCCGACCGGGGCGAGGCGGTACGCCTGCTCACCGCGCACGCCGCGAAGGGCCTGGAGTGGGACCTGGTGGCCGTCGCCGGGGTGCAGGAGGGCGTCTGGCCGGACCTGCGGCTGCGCGGCAGCCTGCTCGGCTCGGAGCGTCTGGTCGACGTGCTCGCCGGCCGCGCCGACGGGGCCGGCCTGCGGGCCAGCCTGGTCGGGCAGACGTCGGCGTTGCTGGACGAGGAGCGGCGGCTGTTCCACGTGGCGGTCAGCCGGGCCCGGCGCCGGCTGCTGGTCACCGCGGTCGCCTCCGCGGCGGTCGGCGGCGACGACCACGAGGAGCAGCCCAGCCGGTTCCTGCACGAGCTGGCCGCGACCGACCCGCCCGCCACCGGCGCGGGCGGCACCACCCCGCCGGCCCCGAACACCGACGGCCCGAACGATGACGGCCCGAATGGTGACGGCCCGAACGGTGCGCGACCGGACGGTGACGGCCCGAACGGCGACGGCCCGGACGGCGCGCGACCGGACGGTGACGGCCCGAACGGCGACGGGCCGAGGGGCGCCGGCGGGCGCGGCAGGGGACAGCAGCCGGACGGGCCGGTGCCGCACGGCGACGAGCATCCGCAGGACGCGACGCCCGGCGTGCTCCCGGTGACGCTGCCGCCGCGCGGGCTCACCCTGTCCGCGTTGGTGGCGGAGCTGCGTACCGCGGTCACCGACCCGGCGGCGCCGATCAGCCGGCGGCACGCGGCGGCGGGCGAGCTGGCCCGGCTGGCCGCCGCCGGGGTGCCCGGCGCGCACCCGGAGGACTGGTGGGGGCTGCGCGGGCTCTCCGACGACCGGCCGCTGGTCGACGAGGGCGAGCCGGTGCGGGTCACGCCGTCGGCCATGGAGAGCGCGTTGCGGTGCAGCCTGCGCTGGCTGCTGGAGCGGCACGGCGGCAGCGGGCCGGCCAGCGCCGCGCAGGGCGTCGGCAACCTGGTCCACGCCGCCGCGATGCTGGCCGAGGACGCCAGCGTCGACCGGGAGGCTCTGCTGGAGTACGTGGCCGCCCGGTTCGACGCGATCGAGCTGGCCGCCCGGTGGATGGCCGGGCCGGAACGGCAGCGCGCCGAGGCGATGGTCGACAAGTTGCTGCGCTGGCTGGCCGGCAACCCGCGCCGGCTGCTCGCCATCGAGCACGAGTTCGCGGTCCGCCTCGACGACCCGTCCCGCCCGGTCGAGCTGACCGGCCGGGTGGACCGGCTGGAGGTCGACGCCGAGGGGCGGCTCGTGGTGATCGACCTGAAGACCGGCAAGTCGACGGCGGTCACCGAGCGGGAGGTCGCCGAGCATCCGCAGCTCGGGGCCTACCAGGCGGCCGTGGAGGCGGGCGGGTTCGCGGAGTTCGGCGGGGAGTCCGGCGGAGCCGCGCTGGTGCAGCTCGGCACCGGCGCCCGGGACGCCAAGGAGCAGGCCCAGGCCGCGGCCGGCGAAGGCCCCGAGGCCGGTTGGGCGACCGCGTTGGTCCGCCGCACCGCCGACACGATGGCCGCCTCGACATTCGCCGCCGTGGCCAACTCGAAGTGCCGGGTCTGCCCGGTACGCACCAGCTGCCCGGTCTCCGGCCAGGGCCGCCAGGTGGTCGAGCCGCCCCCGGAGAGCTCATGA